The sequence agatcccttattattcatcatatatatatgttgaaagcttatttaatgatgaattacttacaatataatttaacgtaatttgctgtctcagttttgcataacTCCAAGTAACATTCggaaaattgttataaaaaaatatgcgacctgttcaaggtgattttAATCtctatttattgatatttcatGTTAACATGgttgaatcttacataaaacaaaagctgaatcttttatctttcttaaaacatacaattcatgtgtattggtaTTGCCAAAATTGCAGCTGTACGTATTTTACCCAACCTGCTCGTTTGACACCAGTCAAAAATTTGGGTATCACTAAAAAATagcctaagtttgaagggtttTAGCTGAAGTTCAAACTTGTCGGaaaactaaatgctggtgatcAAACAACGTTCTAGTAAAGTAggttcacacaaataaataataatatctattttattaatgtgacactgatttttactaaCCTTTTATAAAGTATATTTAGCCGAGTATTCCAAAGTAAACATAAAGACGAACtctaaattttacattaattatattacgttttgatcagtataaaacaagctttcaaatcatgccaaacatttattactaaaagctttgtattacattttatcagtcaaaacctttgtgacagaacttatgacctaactaaacatatatacatacatacatacatacctacttgcACAGGAAACATGTTTAACTCAGGAGtagattaaaacaaaaaatattactttgctaatccgcgaaaagataacgtgctagtcaatcagtacTAAGTTGCTAACCCATCaggagtagaaaaaaaagtttacttattcacgtttcatgctttataaatataaccacagagtggtttgttggcagacgaagctcctataatatgtaagtctatatgttacttatattattatctatttaaccccttaccgcatgaTATCCTTAGTTATTCGTATTCAGCGTGGCAATGCAGTTGGCCCAATTTGGCACGTTCGGGCCAGGTAGGGAACAGTTCGGGGCTTAAGAGGTAATTTTTGATGGGGCTAGTTTGTTATTATTAGTCTGTCTATGtctatattacattattatttaaatttcgattggcgttttctagcaacaattgtcaccttggctaggcttTTAATTAAAGGGGACTAGAATcacttcatttaaaaaaatgttatggatACACAACTGCAAAATTTCATACCCATCGGTAAAATCGTGTGTAGGTAGCTTAACTTATACACGTGTAAGTAGGTgagtaataataaattatttagttttccTTCCAATAGTCCAGTAGATTAGGTACAGTTTAAACACTACACtctgtataattaaaaaaatatacaggtgAACTCGACGTCTTTACCTCTTTAGAGTTAGTTAGTGCTATACATATTTTGAAACTGCTATAGTTCTAAGTTGTTCAGTgcaatattatacataaatggATAGGTATACACAATAATAGTACAAAATCAACAtatcaattatattatatttctaatttgaaccttgttTCGTAGTTTATTGGAATGCATTTCGTACATTGGGCCTTACGGAGTTATAGGGGTGATTTTCGAACTTGTAACAAACTTCCAATAAACAAAATTCTGTGTGTCTCATTAACatacaattaatataataaacttaCCTTGCGTCCATCTCTGCCGTTCAAAAACACTTTATAACCTCGATTCTGAGACATCAGGACATCACATTACTGCTGTCCTAAGTTGAAATCCATATAATCATATTACCGCTATACTTAGCAGAAACCCGAAAAGGTATACTTTAAAACTAATCACAGGGTTCAGGCGAAATTAAACCTTATGTAAATATTACAAACACATATTGactttcatatatttttcacTAGCTACTCGATATTTTTGAGATATGTAATACTTGATTAAATTGTTTAGTAAACATGACCATTTGCAGTGCTGGTCTGTTATCGTATGACCCTCCAACGCTAGTAACTGCTATAcagtgtgtgtatgtgtatgtatgtgtgtaataCACTCGTGTTTGGTAGCACGTTCATAAATAGGGATATAAATACACAATACTTTACTGTTCCTTAAAAATCCTTGCTGCTATCATAAGTTATTGCATAGTAACACTTTCGGGTGCAACACTTCCAAGCTGAAATGGAATTGGGCGGGACATCCAGgcagtgatggcaggtggaccaaaatgttgacgGATTGGTGACCGcgttcggatgaaagaagcttCTGgtgtccgttggctcgttgggtggatgacattcgaaaaatcgcgggacacttttggatgcgactagcccgggaccgggataagtggcgtacatgAAGAGAGGCATATGCTCAGCAGTGagcgactggaggctaaaatgatgatgatgaacacTTAcgggtaataaaaaaaatacaattttcattGTTTCGATTTCTTTATTTCGTAATAATTGTTAATTGTCCTATTCTATATATAATAGCCATCTCGTAGGCATCGAGAAAAGACGGATACTCCACAATTCTAAACGTGGTAAGTAGATTTACTTATTACTTACTCACTTTTTTGTAGTGATAGGATATTTGGCCAAATTACTTCTCAAATTTATGTTTAACCCCCGACGCcagtgttatatgtttgacgccaatgtttGTCTGTGGGATCGTTGCTCTCAAatggatggaccgatttcgatgtgCCTTTTTACGTGAAATTGAGTTTTCTTGCGGTGGTTCTTTTCTTAGCcatgtttaataaaaatggatTCAGCCGCTTCAAGAGTATCAGTTCTTTTTCAAGATGATGTatggcatttttggcataatgcGTAGGgtgttctttattttattttattgaatagttatttaaataaatcctTTCGCCtttgggtcatacacatttcatgtatgcttaactcgttcgcgtcttttctGTAGACAGTGCACAGTAATGAGAATTAAAAGCTATATCACACAACAAAACAGCTAACTCTTACGCTGCACCCCGAgtcgttaatttttattttcgactaccggcctggcctagtgggtattggGTATATAGTgatcctgcttatgaagccgatggtcctgggttcgaatcccggtgagggcatttagttgcgtgatgagcacagatatttgttcctgaattatggatgttttctatgtatttaagtatttgtatatcatatatatcgttgtctgattacccacaacacaagcctttttggcTTACCGAGGGACTTGGCAATTTTTTGTAAGAATGGAAGCGTGCTGGGCCCATAAGCTATTGGGGTTGGAGTGGAATTCTACCAGGATTGAATAgagtaaaacattattttgtcGCAGACAGCAAAACGATACgtgtattcatttgtttgtaaactgacaaaataaagaaccacagacaaaacaaaatagctTCCAGCTAAGGAACATTGGGTTTAAAACCTGTTTGGTTTATATGACACAGAACAGAACAGACTGAcactataatattgatttatttatttaattattttattttatcatccaCATAAAAGACCTTTTCGTGAAATGTGTGTGACCCATTTACAAAATGGCGTGGAGTGGGGTGTTTTCAAAAGTCATCCGCATTGAGCAATCTGGTGTGTCCCGTGACGGGGGCGCGTTCGGAAAGCACCGCGTACGTCTGGTACACGAGCAGCAGCATCACCGAATATATCACTGTAGGAAAAAACAGATGTTGATTACAAAGTTTCCGTGATATTCAAGATATGTGAATATATTTGCTTTTGATGGATTTGCTCGTTATAGAGAGAAACATACACAGTGGTTTTGATATATCTAACCATACATAAGCCTTTAAAGGGATCCCTTAAAATACGGTTCATACTGATCAACTACTGGAATTGCGAAAAAGCTGTTATTTACTAGTATTTTGCGTGTCCGGAgtttttttatctgataaggcccctacaaGCGCACTGTGATTCCGCTCCCATACAAGGGCGGCCATAAATACCTATACCGCGAAATAGAGGTTTTTATCtattataaacattaaaataccaCGATAGTAATATGAATTGATATATTTATGCCATTTTTAtgaatatagggagcgtgcatgaactgtaggaggcagcacaagagccgtcacatttttggcgcgaggcgtaaatgtgatgtttattgttccgatgtagcccacaagatggcagcacttactatgcacaagaaaacgcgtgacgtgtaaatgtacatgtttatggttctgattcaggccacaagatggcagaccctccaacgcgcacgcgCGGTCCCTATATCACCCATACGTCTGTTTTGGTGCGATGGTAgctgagtggatatgacgtccgactttcaatccggaggtcgtgggttcaaatcctggctcgtaccaatgagtttttcggaacttatgtacgaaatgtcatttgatatttaccactagcttttcggtgaaggaaaacatcgtgaggaaacctgtacacatctgcgaagaaattcaaaggtgtatgtgaagtccccaatccgcattgggctagcgtggggactatagcccgagccctcttgcacatgagaggaggcctgtgcccagcagtgggacgtatataggctgaattattattttatacgtcTGTTTTATGCCTAGAAATGTTGTTAGagacactgtttttttttaacattttgcaCTGTGACTTTCAtcaatttcatttatattaaacatcaaataaaacaaaaaataaaataagagacagtataatttgtaataaaagtataaatgtaaacttataaataataaagcaaATAACAGTAAAGCagaaaattacttatttaaagataacaaatttaatacagaTTTTGTTAATACAGTCATTTTTTTAGGTAATTTTCCAAGACTTAAAATTAGGGGATCTGAATGAAGAAGAAGCCTGTTAATCAAATCTGTATTGGTCAAAACGCTATTCATCTTTCGTGTATGGTCTATGGTGTATGGTGTTACCTCAGCCGTTTCATTTAAAAACTGAACTGGCCTACAGTAACGAGTTGAGGAAGGACGAGGATTTTTCCACAAAACCACAGGGTTTTCCTCATTTTCAGACGTAAAAATAAGTTGAAGTGGTACGAGGTAACAAACAAGCTACTATCTTTAAGGTTTGGATCAGAAAAACATTGCTTATATTCGCTATGTTCAGTACTGCCATCGAAATCCCATTTGCCTATTAAAGATATTCTATCTAGAGATTGGCATGGCACTCTAGCTAAAACATCTTTTTGAGACTCAAGAATCCGAGTGGCAGTGTGGTCTAACAAACTTTGAAGTTCGACTTCGGCGGATGATTCGGTAACAGTTATAATAGGAGGATAacactgtttttagggttccgtagccaaatggcataaaacggaacccttatagtttcgctatgtccgtctgtctgtctgtctgtctgtctgtttgtctgtctgtccgaggctttgctccgtggtcgttagtgctagaaagctgaaatttggcatggatatataaatcaataaagccgacaaagtcgtgcaataaaatctaaaaatttaatttttttagggtacctcccctacacgtaaagtgggggtgaatttattttttcgcttcaaccctagagtgtggggtatcgttggaaaggtctttcaaaactaataggggttttcaagaaacattttttgataaagtgaatatattcggagataatcgctccgaaagaaaaaaaaaatgtgtcccccccctctaacttttgaaccataggtccaaaaaatatgaaaaaaatcgtgaaagtagagcttaagaaagacattaaatgaaaactatagcggacatgatcagtttagctgtttttgatttatcgcaaaaagtttccccttcatagtaaaaagacttactttaattaggtactgattatgcaaatgtgcctatttgtttaactcgggtgaaaggtaccatttactacactttaagctccagtttagcttattgtgacggaagagtaactacggaaccctacactgagcgtggcccgacatgctcttggccggtattttttagctttaacaatactTTGGTCGGAAGGCATACAATCTCTTGATATCTCACTATCTATAAAATtcttaatgaataaatattggtGCCTAGTCAACTTAGCTTCTGCAAATCAAAAAACATCGGATTCGTCGATTTTTGTAGAGCTTGAATTGCCATCAGCGGAAGTATTGAGCAACGTATTAACAGCAGACGTATCTAAGTTGAATAGTTCAGCAAGTCTTCTCCTTTTAGTACGTTTACTACAGTCATTAAAATCTTTTTTCGGACGGCCACGCGAACAAGAAGGGAACAAATCGACGTTATCTTTCTGTTGCAAAATACGCGGCTCAATACTTCGATTTACATCAATATACTCCATTACAGCAAGCCAGTCTGcatatttttctattaatttagacTGACTACAATAAGTCTTTTTCCAATAACATGAAAATCGTTTGCATAAATTGCAAATTCTGTCGCTTAAAATCTTCATGTCTTAGAAAGAGGTGACATTTCAGTCAAAGTACCCAGAACATGTTGAGATTTTTCTTTTTCCGTGCCTTGTTTGGAGTGCCATATATCAAAAATAGCATGCCTTGAAATAGCACATCTCATAATAGTACctaaaacaaatacataaatatgttagaaaaaaaatctcattatTCTTGGCTAACTCCACTTAATCCTTGATATCCATGTAACTAGAAAAGACGACAACAGACGACAATGAAACTTACAGCCCTTATTAAGGACAGTTTGAGCTTTAAAATGAAGTATGCCTCTAGCTCGGCACAGGCCGGCATCAAAGTATAACTCAAATTGATTTCGTagttaagaatattttttacaaaacgaTAAGCCTTTCGTagaaaatttgtataaaattcaaacacacatatatatatatacatgaaaTAGATTAGAAAATGAAGTACATACCTTCTTCTTGGATTTACATGTTTTCACCACGTGTTAATAaacaaatagtaataataatacacgATAACAATGTGAATAAGTTACGGCGTCAGAAGTGCACTGCTAATGAGGGTTTAGATGTTATCACTTTCGTTGCACAATTTCAAATGATAAGTGCAATGTATTATTGTGATATTTATAGTTTTTGACAGATTGTCTATTAGTGAATAATTTTACTTACCTTTTAGACCGGGATACGCTCATGACTTTTTTCGATTAATGGCCTACGACGGAATCACAGTgaagcgtgtacacttgccttagggtctgtttacatattgatttccGTGTTACAGCAACGCTATTAggtataattactttttactaaaaaaaaaactatgccattcactttccttaaatgtacttagccataccccgaagttaacggaaatTCAAAAAAATCGAGAAATTAGTGTTTTTCCGGATTTATTAATGGGTACCTTACCACCTAgaaacatatatacataccccAAACTGCAAGGGGAATCATTGCGTATAATACAATGTACAGATGACCCCACGCCAACCAGATGAAAACCACATTTCCTATTGCGCCCAGGGTTACTGAGATCATCCCATAAATGAGATACGCCATTATATAGCGTTTTTTGTTCtgaaataacaacaataaataaataaatctaaagcCGGTAAAGGAAGACTCACGCTAgtccgggccggggccgggccagagcttccggcgcttcgttttctatggaaagcaccacgtgatcaccgatcagccgtcatagaaaatgacgtgtcggacacCTCGACACGGGCACGGGCCGGTCTAGCATAAGTCATCCTTAATAtgcagtcaaccaatttgattcctataCCACTACAGAACTGTCgttttaactactagatacatgacttcatcatcatcatcccgtCCTAGCCGGTTTCGGCCTCGGCGATTAATTTTGTACTGGCTAGTGAGAGCGACGATCATGAGCTCTCAGGTGGCTGACGTAGCCTATTTTCGCAGTAAATGTACGGCTACACTCACCGCAAGCACCcgcaagtcagcacccctccaACAAAATTGTTGCTTATGACGCAGGTGGTCGGGCTTTTAACTCGTCACGCTTCGCGTCGAGTTCCACTCGCCTCTGCTCTTCAAAGGCTTGCACTTTTGTACTCACTGCATGCCTCCACTTCGGCCGATCTCGTGCCGAAGTCTCCCAGTGCGATGGTTCAATGTCACATCTCCGCATGTGACGCTTCGGCCCAGCTTTGTAGCGCAACAGTTGGCCGCCCTGTTTCCGCTTACCACTTTGCAACTTTGAGTAGAAGATGCGCTTAGCAACTCTGTCATTAGAGATACGGGAAACATGCCCACATCATCGCAGTTGTCGCCgcattaaataatacatacatcACTAAATAAGCACTGTGGTAGAAGATAAACAAATTGATTCAATATGGCATGGTTCTAAAGTGGTACagtaatcaaattggttgaccatACGTGTCGGAGGCATCTCATCTCCATCATACAAAACGAGAAAGCAAAGAGTCcttttattgaccgaagcgttagcgaaggccTGGTCTACGTTTTAACTCGGGCATGCTTTGGTATGTCCGGGCTGTTCTCCTCtccaggtcgcaattctcaaccgattttcgtgaaattttgtgagcagattcAGTGGATAGATTTTTCTGTGccgtttttttatgtttaaagagGACTTGTCATTAGGGTCTTTGccgcttaagaccattgtgagtaggacacccaaaatattttttgtttttgcatttttttaagcttattttattatcaatctTATCGTGAGGTCTACTCAGtgtacagctcacagagctactagtttgAGCCAATTATGATCTTTTATTAAAGAGAACTTCCTCAATAATGCAAAGACGGAGCAACAGATTTTGTTCAAACTAATTTCCTTTACAGTATTTTAAAAGCAACATTTAGTATAATTCTCAAAAGGGAGCACTCTGaagttatagggagcgtgcatgaactgtaggaggcagcacaggagctgtcagatttttggcgcgaagcgtaaatgtgatgtttattgttccgatgtagcccacaagatggcagaatctactatgcacaagaaaacacttgacgtggaaatgtgcctgtttatggttccgattcagaccacaagatggcagaccctccaacgcgcacggtccctatatcaTTTTTTCGCTTTCCGCGAcagtatttttgaaaataattgtcaACTTGATCATAAAACCTGATTAGAAAGAAACCTAACACTAAATACTTTTACTCAAATTATCTcgcatttttttacaacaatgaATCTCTTACCTGTCGTAAACCGTGGCAGAGTGCAATGGCGAAGGTAAGTGCTATAGCTGAGCCAACGCAGCAAGCCACGCTTAAACCTATATACTTCCAGTCTACCACCACCTCGCTGAGGACCATGGGGTTACACCACAGGAACAGGATGAAGATCAGGGATCCCAGGCTGGCGAGTGAACCCAAAGTGCATATAACCTGAAATTATCAGAATAAAGATAAAGTCGTAGTTAGAACGTGGTAAATCTATTGAAGCTTACATctactgtattttttattatttaatgtccAAAGAAggttatacatttaatttagaTGTTATATTCcaatatgtaagtaaatacaATTCAACAATAAGCAATAaagtaactaaattaaatattttttaattaatcccTTAAGTCTTATTATTTTGTGATTACAACGTAACATTTGATAATAAATTTAATCGATGTAGTTTTTATTCGCGTCTATAAATACTCGTAAAAGGGTAGTGTTAATGGACAGATTGGTTATcttgttttttaattaacttgttTTAAAGATTTCAGCCTTAATGTATGCATTGTAGGTTAAATATCTTATAATTTAGGTAAATAACATTTTCGTAATAACCATTATCATTGAAACTaagcacaataaaaaaaaaaacaaacacaacCAAAGTTTTGTGAAGCTTCACCCGGTGCTGCTGAGGAAGACCATGAAATGATGGCATGTTAGTGCAttcgtttttttaaagattttatacttacaatattaaCAATCGAAAATATGAAGCATCCTTTTTCAATCGGCATCCGGCAGCACATCGTGGACGAGCAGCAATAACGAGGCCGTCTgaaaataacatacaaatacAAGTCGTACATTTAAACTATACGAAATCGTTGAATTAATAGgtgtttttacaaataaaaacttgttttttttttattgtcttttcCTTAGACTCCTAGACTAATTGGACAATACAAATCACACGACTGTTCAAGAACTACTTGTGCTTTTAGATTCAAGTAGTCAGTCAACATCATTCgtcagaagcgctggtggcctagcggtaagagcgtgccaCTTGCAATCCGAaagtcgtgggttcaaaccccggctcgtaccaatgagtttttcggaactaatgtacgaaatatcatttgatatttaccggtcgcttttcggcgaaggaaaacatcgtgaggaaaccggactaatcccaacaaggcctagtttaccctctgggttggaaggtctgatggcagtcggttttgtaaaaactagtgtctgtcaaatcttgggattagttgtcaagcggaccccaggctcccaagagccgtggcaaaatgccgggacgaGAAAGAAGAGTCAATATCATTCGTTTGCCTTTATCCCATTCACTTGGGGTCGCctcagcatgtctttttcttccatacgCCATACTTGTTCGTTTCATATTATCTATCTCTCACACATTCCCCACCTTTCTAAtctcacaccacacacacttctcaacgctctcatttccactgcattcacttgactatAATGCCCCTTCTGTCATACCCAACTTCAGTCAGTATAATaagaaaatatgtattataaaaataatataaacttacTTTGACTCCATCTTTATAAATCGAAATGCTACACGTCCGCTGATacgaatatgtatatttaaataaaataattgaattcaACTGCGACCTTCTGCCTCATTAAACACAACGGCCGTAAcagcaaaaaaacatttttgaatttggaatttgtTGCTTGAGAACACGGTAAACaattaaacaaattttcaaaTGTTTGTTACGATGGTTATGCGTAGTGTGGCAGTATTATTGTGTCTCACTCTGACTTCAATGTTTTGGCAACCACCGCCAAATTATGACATCACTAAcgtctataaataaaaaacgttgtCGAAAATATAGAATGCAAAACTAGCACGTTGCatgttagtttttttatactacatcggtggtaaacaagcatacgaccgcctgatggtaagcactcttttttttatggtagaggaggcaaacgagcagacggatcacctgatggtaagcgattacctcCGCCCATGGAcggctgcaactccagaggtgctcCATGAATTTGCCGAGCCTatcactccgcaccctcgttgagctctggtaatcTTACTTACCGACTGGAACACtaagagtagggtctagtgttatttggctgcggatTTTTGTAAGGTgctggaggtacttccccagctcggatctgctctagatctggaatgacatccactgtgctgtgccctaccacacaaaccgagatgacattcacagtgctcGTGTCTTTTGGACCTAGTTTAAGGACACACCAGAGTCCATGTTAGTAAACTAGTACAATTTAAAAAGTGGTGCTTGTAATGGTGACGTCCGGATGTCAACAGCAGCAGCAATACTGTTGCGGCGTTGTGGTTGTCTTCGCTGTATCTGAGAATTTCCTTGAAATAAGTAGCTAACGGAATTATCGTTATAATCGCAGTAGTAATGTAACAATtttcgcaacagtaatgcagatgcagttgacatccgaatgtaATATTCAGATTGCATTTTGTCGTAATACTCAACGTCATTATCATTACGTTGTTTTTCTCCTTGGCTTGGTCCAAGAACGCACGTCTCGGTCTTCCCCTGCCTCTTTAGTAGGGACTTATCAGGAGAAGAACAGAATGGCGGTTACTCCGACAAGAGCCAGGCTCTTAACAATTATGATGACGATGACTCAACGTCATTAAGGGTAGGTATTGGTTGATATTTCATTTTACAACATGTACAAACAACTAGGTACATATTTTGAGAAATAAGAccatttgtgaccgcggccggtaAAACATTCtattttgtcgcttgccataagaacgTCTtggcaggttattcgtataaatatacaagcaaATCCCGCCCTTGTGGAAAGCGATAAAGTTGGACGTTTTGCTGGCCGTTTTAACACTACTATCTAAATTTTGCATCTAGAAGAAAACAACCTACGAAAGGAAATAAATGAagggtaaaatattttttatacaaatatatttccGTATCCTAAAATTGTTACATAAGTTTTTATACTTAAGCATTATGGtaacataaaaaaactgttaCGGTAATGTTATATCAATACGCAAGTATattagtgaaaacattgttatggcaggtgcccGGACGTCTTTGCGATAACCGAGTCTCATTGTCCActcaaacttcaatccatataTCGTTATACAGCAGGCGTTCTActtgacattaaagctctccaagccctctacgtgttggatctatatccccacgcaagcccatcaaaagaccgggatttacgGGCCCGTAAAATCGGAGGGGAAGCAattataatagtatattaccttaaaaaaaatctacacgtTGTAGTGTCCCAGACTGGGCCTCAGGCCTCTCCCCTGGATTTCCACGTCTCCCGTTGTTGTGTTTTTCCAGGACAGTTACTAAGAAGAAGGCGGCTaagtcatcccgccatcgcGTCTGCGCCTGCCACGTCTGCGCTTATTttgcggcatccacttggtggcta is a genomic window of Cydia pomonella isolate Wapato2018A chromosome 15, ilCydPomo1, whole genome shotgun sequence containing:
- the LOC133525440 gene encoding uncharacterized protein LOC133525440 is translated as MESKRPRYCCSSTMCCRMPIEKGCFIFSIVNIVICTLGSLASLGSLIFILFLWCNPMVLSEVVVDWKYIGLSVACCVGSAIALTFAIALCHGLRQNKKRYIMAYLIYGMISVTLGAIGNVVFIWLAWGHLYIVLYAMIPLAVWVIYSVMLLLVYQTYAVLSERAPVTGHTRLLNADDF